Proteins co-encoded in one Prunus persica cultivar Lovell chromosome G6, Prunus_persica_NCBIv2, whole genome shotgun sequence genomic window:
- the LOC109949726 gene encoding uncharacterized protein LOC109949726 has product MQWKSWKVMPDETKTEVRGQLSTNYNLEDLDEESLAYVNRLFSERYKQWKSDLHHHFEAFDDPQVALQEGCPKELEGREDSWAWLCAHFQAPAFVVATLQSQMSVILQSLAQSGIPVPHFDVPTSEPVHPEHPHKMPAPVDPQTSEPHVPDDNVDFGTLFD; this is encoded by the exons atgcaatggaagtcttggaaggtGATGCCTGACGAGACCAAGACTGAGGTTcgcggccagttgtcg acgaactacaACTTGGAGGACCTTGATGAAGAGTCGTTGgcgtacgtcaacagactcttctctgagaggtacaagcagtggaagagcgacttgcaccaccattttGAGGCGTTCgatgatccgcaagtcgcCCTTCAAGAGGGTTGCCCAAAAgagcttgaggggcgggaggatagttgggcgtggctctgcgctcattttcaggCGCCCgcttttgtg GTGGCCACTCTTCAGAGCCAGATGTCGGTCATTCTGCAGTCCCTCGCACAGTCCGGCATTCCAGTCCCGCATTTTGATGTGCCGACCTCCGAGCCCGTCCATCCCGAGCATCCCCACAAGATGCCGGCCCCTGTAGACCCCCAGACCTCTGAACCGCATGTGCCAGACGATAATGT